The nucleotide sequence GCTTTAGAGCATTTCTTAAAAGTAGAAAAATTCCCAAACAGCCGCGTTTACTCTTACGGTATGTATAAGGCCGCTTGGACTTACTACAATCTTCGTGACAGTGATAACGGTATTAAAAAACTTGTTGAGGTGGTTAGAACAAATCCTCCTCTTCAAGATGGTGAAGTTCCAACAAACAGACACAATCTTCGCCGCGAAGCTCTTCGCGACTTAACTGTATTTATTGGTGACTCCTACCCTGCAAATAAACTTTATTCTTTCTTTGAAGACATCACGACCGAAGACGAAATGGGTCAATCAATGATTGATCTAGCGAAACTGTATGAATCACACAGTCGTCAAAAAGAGATGAACACGTTCTTGGGTGAATACATCGACAAGCGTCCTTCAGGACCTGAAGTCGTTCGCGCCCATCTTTTCTTGGTGGATGCCAACGAAGATCTTAAAAAACGTGACCTTGTGATCGACCATATGCATATGGCGAGCGACCTGTGCCGTCGCGATTCGACTTGGAGAAATCTGCAAAAAGCCGACGTCGCTAAAGAATCCTGCGATACGTCTTTCCGCACGACAAGTTTGGAAATGGCGAAAAAATGGTGGGAGATCTGGCTTAAGAACAAACAAAATGCTGAATTCTCGGATTTGACTCTGCGTTTGTTCAAATTGATGTTGGATAACGAAGATCCGACAAAACCTGATTTAAAAACTCGCTTTGCTTACGCCGAGCTTCTGTTCCAATTAAACAGATTTGACGAAGCAAGTACTCAGTACAAAATGGTCGGCGATAAATCCACTGACGAAACTATGCGCCATGACGCGAACTACGCGACTCTTTACGCCAAAGAAAAGTCTATTGAAAAGGGCAAAGATCCTTTGAAAGAGGCAGAACGCAAGGAATTGGCTGCCAATTATTTGGCGAAGCACCCGACAGGCAAGTTTGCGACTTTGGTGAAATTCAAAATGGGCCACATTGCCTATGAAGAAAGTAATTACCCTGAAGCTGAAAAATGGTTGAAACCCTTGGCTCAGCTTAAAGGCAATGAGAATGCGGATATCAAAAAGAAATCCGAAGACTTGATCTTGGATATGTTGAACATCCGCAAAGACTACGCGGGAATCAAAAACTTCTCGAAACAAGTGATGACTTCAACAGCGGATGAAGACCGCAAGAAGAACATGAATAAAATCATGGAAGAGGCTCACTTCACTGAGATTCAAGAGTTCGCAAAAACCGGCAACAAAGATCAAGCTTCACAAAAGCTGATCGCGTTCGCCAAAGAACATGAGTCTTCAAAACTTTCACAAGATGCCTTGTGGCAAGCCCTGAGCCTTCTTTACTCTGAAGGTAAAGTCTTTGAAGCCGCAGATCTGTCTTTGAAATTCGTGGAAAAATATCCTAACGACAAACGTAACTTGGATGCTTTAAAAGAAGCCGCAAAAGCTTACGCCGATGTAGGACAGATTTCTAAATCAGCTGAAACTTTGGTGAAAATCGCGGACCTTGATAAAAAAGGTCGCAACACTCACCTAGAGCTTGCGGCAGACATCTATCTTCTAGAAAAGAAGATGAAAGAAGCCCGTGCTGCTTATAACGGGATCTTGGCTGCGGCGGACAATAAAACATTGAGCCGTATCTACGGAAAGCTTTTAGATTCTTATAAAGGTGAAAACCGCGGATCTGAATACGATAAGTTGCAAAACCAAATCATGGCAAAAGGTATTGAACCTTATACCACTGAAATCATGATTGACCGTGCAAAAGCGCTATTGGATTCAGGCAAAACTACGGCCGCATTTGAACTTTCCATGAAAGCCAATGGCCGTGATGTGCCGGCGGAAGTGCGCGCGGAAGCTCGCTTGATCCAGGCTCGCGTCCTTGAAAAAGAGTTGGTAGCTCAAAGCGTGAAAGCCCGCGAAGAAAAATTCGCTCTGGTACTTTCAATGAAGACAGAAAAGTTGGATAAAGCCCACACGGCTTACTTCACGACTTTGAAAATGTCGAAAGATCCTTACCAACAATTGGAAGCCATGCGTGGTATCGACCGTTGTTACGCAAACTTCATTGATAGCTTAACAACAATGCCACTTCCGGCGTCTCTTTCCCCTGCCGATCAGGAAGCTCTTCGTGGTGAAATCGCGAAGTTGACAGCACCGATCCAGGAAAAGAAAAACGAAAACGAAGCGAAGTTGAAAGTGTTGGCGGCGTCAAAAGGTCAAACTGCAGAAAGCGAACGCTCTTATGCAAGTTTGCGTGTCGATCAGACCGTAAGTCCGATGGCACAATATCCTGAAGCTAGCAAAATGACAGCCTTCTTGCCGGCGTCTATGGATATGACGATCGGGAAAGTGTCTCGTTATGAGACTTCCAAAGCGAAAAATTGCAATCGTTCCGCAATCATGACGGCTCAATTGCAGAATTTGAATCCGCTCGAAGTTGCAGGAAATTGTTATTCTTCTAGACAGTACGAAATGGTCGAAAGACTCGGTTTGGAACTTGCGAAGAATAAGGACACACGGGCTCTTGGTTTGTTCTATGCAAGCTTGGGCGCGGAAGGTAAGGGTTTTGAAAGCAAAGCTTTGTGGATGATTGAAGCCGCGATGAAAGTACAACCGGAAGTTTCTCCGTTCGTGTACCAAAAAGCACGCTTGATTTACAAAGCTGATGGCTTGAATGAAGCAATGCCGTTTTTCGAAAAAGTTTTAGACATGCAAATGCCTTCAACAGAAATGCAAACTTTCGCTGGAGTGAAGGCTTTCTCAGAGGGAGATTTTACTAGAGCAATTGAAAAATTCTCTTCTCTGAATAAAGAACAGTTGTATACTTTAAATGTGGGAACCTTGATGAGTGAGTCTTACGCTCAGAAGGGCGAAGTCGATAAAGCTCTCAGCACTTTGAAAGATTTGTTGAGCTTTAAAAAGGACAACGCAGACTTCTTGTTGCAACAAGCACATATCTTCGAGACCTACAAACAGAGTCCAACGCTTGCGCTGGATTCTTATGAAAGAGCTTTTAAAGCCAGTCAGAAAATGGATATGAGAGACTGGTTAGGTAAGAAAATACAATATTTGAAAACACAAAACAAAGTCGGTCAGCACGTTATCTCGGGAGACTTGTAGTATGGAGGGTACAAGTGAAAACTATCATCACAGCGATGATCGCTTTCATTCTCTTGGGAACAGCGACTGCCTTTGCCAAACAAAGAACAGTCCGTAAAGTCCAGGAAGTCAATTTCGGTGAGATGAACCTTAAGGGAACGATTCGTAACCCTGATGGGGCCTATCTTGTGCAAAAAAGAGGTATCAAATTCATGCCTCTTTATGATGTGCAAAAAGATATGGATGGCCGCATCCGTGAATCCGCTCTCTATTTGAATAACTAATTCAGAGGTGTCACATGCTCACGTTGATTGTACGTCAGTCCCTGAAAAATGGGACGGCAAAAACTTGGAAGCTGCGCTCAAATAATACAACTCACACCTTCGGTTCATCCCGCTTGGCGGATGTGATTTCAATCGCTCCGGGCACCAAGGGTATTCAAGGTCTTT is from Bdellovibrio bacteriovorus and encodes:
- a CDS encoding tetratricopeptide repeat protein: MMRTVVLLLAFHLFSMYCFAADKNAKGLLPEVRLNSSNETENEKKAFSSEVMITRSENKAIESLQSIIKKKKGSKDEADLWYRLAELYMRRSKSGRFFDLHQDTRLAKLSPFPVANEKGSEAVKRAIKIYTKIELDFPGFKQMDAVLFNNAFANQQVAQYKQSHLLYEKLLTRFPKSPLIADGTLAVGELLYDQGKFKEALEHFLKVEKFPNSRVYSYGMYKAAWTYYNLRDSDNGIKKLVEVVRTNPPLQDGEVPTNRHNLRREALRDLTVFIGDSYPANKLYSFFEDITTEDEMGQSMIDLAKLYESHSRQKEMNTFLGEYIDKRPSGPEVVRAHLFLVDANEDLKKRDLVIDHMHMASDLCRRDSTWRNLQKADVAKESCDTSFRTTSLEMAKKWWEIWLKNKQNAEFSDLTLRLFKLMLDNEDPTKPDLKTRFAYAELLFQLNRFDEASTQYKMVGDKSTDETMRHDANYATLYAKEKSIEKGKDPLKEAERKELAANYLAKHPTGKFATLVKFKMGHIAYEESNYPEAEKWLKPLAQLKGNENADIKKKSEDLILDMLNIRKDYAGIKNFSKQVMTSTADEDRKKNMNKIMEEAHFTEIQEFAKTGNKDQASQKLIAFAKEHESSKLSQDALWQALSLLYSEGKVFEAADLSLKFVEKYPNDKRNLDALKEAAKAYADVGQISKSAETLVKIADLDKKGRNTHLELAADIYLLEKKMKEARAAYNGILAAADNKTLSRIYGKLLDSYKGENRGSEYDKLQNQIMAKGIEPYTTEIMIDRAKALLDSGKTTAAFELSMKANGRDVPAEVRAEARLIQARVLEKELVAQSVKAREEKFALVLSMKTEKLDKAHTAYFTTLKMSKDPYQQLEAMRGIDRCYANFIDSLTTMPLPASLSPADQEALRGEIAKLTAPIQEKKNENEAKLKVLAASKGQTAESERSYASLRVDQTVSPMAQYPEASKMTAFLPASMDMTIGKVSRYETSKAKNCNRSAIMTAQLQNLNPLEVAGNCYSSRQYEMVERLGLELAKNKDTRALGLFYASLGAEGKGFESKALWMIEAAMKVQPEVSPFVYQKARLIYKADGLNEAMPFFEKVLDMQMPSTEMQTFAGVKAFSEGDFTRAIEKFSSLNKEQLYTLNVGTLMSESYAQKGEVDKALSTLKDLLSFKKDNADFLLQQAHIFETYKQSPTLALDSYERAFKASQKMDMRDWLGKKIQYLKTQNKVGQHVISGDL